A single Vigna radiata var. radiata cultivar VC1973A chromosome 8, Vradiata_ver6, whole genome shotgun sequence DNA region contains:
- the LOC106770345 gene encoding uncharacterized protein LOC106770345, whose product MDTLSSSVSSLKVTPFPSSPTITNHDFFPFKATPSRPQQPHHVFSTSAPTSLPKTKSFSHKSSPSLVRFSSSVCNSNPATGYAAALVDVAHNTHSFHSVHRDVERLLKLLQSVKFESPAVDFQRRKDMWHPLLASYMDSPFAT is encoded by the exons ATGGATACTCTCTCATCATCGGTTTCAAGCCTTAAAGTTACTCCTTTCCCATCTTCGCCAACCATAACAAATCACGATTTCTTTCCCTTCAAAGCAACCCCTTCACGACCACAACAACCCCATCATGTTTTCTCCACTTCCGCACCCACTTCTCTCCCCAAAACCAAATCTTTCTCCCACAAATCTTCCCCTTC ACTGGTGAGATTCTCAAGCTCCGTATGCAACTCAAATCCCGCTACTGGGTATGCAGCAGCTCTCGTGGACGTCGCCCACAATACCCATTCCTTTCACTCTGTTCACAGGGATGTTGAGAGATTATTGAAACTGCTGCAAAGTGTGAAGTTTGAGTCACCCGCGGTTGACTTTCAGAGAAGAAAAGATATGTGGCATCCACTGTTGGCATCATACATGGATTCGCCGTTTGCCACGTGA